Proteins encoded within one genomic window of Gloeobacter kilaueensis JS1:
- a CDS encoding HD family phosphohydrolase encodes MSSSLPVAASSRRAAGKRPALLQPLLDAPVWFVLAIVLLTSLLGLRFYREPQLAIGKRIGYTLLAPKTMDVEDRLETEKARLDARRNAVQIYSLDPQIEAQVHDSLDDLLTEGDQIFATAGSLPYIDTGILASEAQRYLRAMPQATWLQIKQLIGSPTPPAQLSGLTPIERQIFGNLNKNRAGNSDGFAALIERIERARLAYGQAIARLRTAPLVYQDRLLDLSPDQWKQVTQQVQLVTRRLLAMGVIPGLPQPLRESGVMAQLPTSFNVLQRRLATDLVLSVLTPNLKVDRLESFQQAERTAENVPTVRLHIQKGQVLLKKGEMITPRWFDILDRLQLTQRGVNWLELLLLVAIEAVAFAAFLIIDRRLGKACLCRRDYLLTLVIALFTSGIGVIIGDSWGWGGFLPFIAAGLWLGNFYGSKRGSLALLALAVPFWYGLKIPFTIFLPVFIGGLVAALLVGRLRSREEMAFLGVFAAAVQGAVYALLTVVFSNGFEWGELFVHTLEMAGGGLVCSIVALGASPYLERLFDVITSVRLSELANPNRPLLKRLATEAPGTFQHTLFVANLAEAAAQCLGDNADLVRAGTLYHDIGKMVRPRYFIENQMGLPNPHLQLDDPWRSAAIIRDHVTDGLKLARRYGLPQVIQNFIPEHQGTIQIAYFHHQACELVGSDNIREEDFRYPGPIPQSRETGLVMLADACEAALRSLKDVTEGEAVAMVQRILAARWREGQLKDSGLKEEELPQIARIFVKVWKEQNHQRIRYPSASPKTPEYQVARR; translated from the coding sequence ATGAGTAGTTCGCTTCCGGTTGCTGCGTCGTCCCGGCGCGCTGCGGGCAAACGGCCAGCTTTGCTGCAGCCGCTGCTCGATGCGCCCGTCTGGTTTGTGCTGGCTATTGTGCTTTTGACGAGTTTGCTGGGCCTGCGCTTTTATAGAGAGCCGCAGCTGGCGATCGGCAAGCGCATCGGCTACACGCTGCTCGCTCCTAAGACGATGGATGTCGAGGACCGCCTGGAGACCGAGAAGGCCAGACTCGATGCGCGCCGCAATGCCGTACAGATTTACTCGCTCGATCCCCAGATCGAGGCCCAGGTCCACGACAGCCTCGACGACCTGTTGACCGAGGGCGACCAGATCTTTGCCACCGCCGGTAGCCTGCCCTACATCGACACCGGTATTCTCGCGAGCGAAGCCCAGCGCTACCTGCGGGCGATGCCCCAGGCCACCTGGCTGCAGATCAAGCAGCTTATCGGCAGCCCTACCCCCCCGGCTCAGCTCAGCGGCCTGACGCCCATCGAGCGCCAGATCTTTGGAAATTTGAACAAAAACCGCGCTGGCAACAGCGACGGTTTTGCTGCCCTCATCGAGCGCATCGAGCGGGCCCGGCTCGCCTACGGCCAGGCAATTGCCCGCCTGCGCACCGCTCCGCTGGTCTACCAGGACCGCCTGCTCGACCTCAGCCCCGATCAATGGAAGCAGGTTACCCAGCAGGTACAACTGGTGACCCGCCGCCTGCTTGCGATGGGTGTCATCCCCGGCCTGCCGCAGCCCTTGCGCGAGTCGGGAGTGATGGCTCAATTGCCCACCAGCTTCAACGTCCTGCAGCGCCGACTGGCTACCGATCTGGTGCTCTCGGTGCTCACGCCCAACTTAAAAGTGGACAGGCTCGAATCGTTCCAGCAGGCCGAGCGCACCGCCGAAAACGTCCCGACCGTGCGCCTCCACATCCAAAAAGGCCAGGTGCTGCTCAAAAAAGGCGAGATGATCACCCCGCGCTGGTTCGATATTCTCGATCGGCTCCAGCTTACCCAGCGCGGCGTGAACTGGCTGGAACTGCTGCTGCTGGTGGCGATCGAGGCGGTCGCCTTTGCGGCCTTTTTAATCATCGACAGGCGGCTGGGCAAAGCCTGCCTCTGCCGCAGGGACTACCTGCTCACCCTGGTGATCGCTCTATTTACCTCGGGCATCGGGGTCATCATCGGCGACAGCTGGGGCTGGGGCGGTTTTTTGCCCTTCATTGCCGCCGGTCTGTGGCTGGGCAACTTCTACGGTTCAAAGCGGGGCAGCCTCGCGCTGCTGGCGCTGGCGGTGCCCTTCTGGTATGGCTTGAAGATTCCTTTTACGATCTTTTTGCCCGTCTTTATCGGTGGGCTGGTGGCCGCTCTGCTGGTTGGTCGTCTGCGCTCGCGCGAGGAGATGGCTTTTTTGGGCGTCTTCGCCGCCGCCGTGCAGGGAGCGGTCTACGCCCTGCTCACGGTTGTATTTAGCAATGGCTTCGAGTGGGGAGAACTCTTCGTTCACACCCTTGAGATGGCAGGCGGCGGTCTTGTCTGCAGCATCGTCGCCCTGGGGGCGAGCCCCTACCTGGAGCGGCTATTCGATGTGATCACCTCCGTTCGCCTCTCGGAGCTGGCCAATCCCAACCGGCCTCTTCTAAAGCGCCTCGCCACCGAAGCTCCCGGCACCTTCCAGCACACCCTGTTCGTCGCCAACCTGGCGGAGGCTGCCGCCCAATGCCTGGGAGACAACGCCGATCTGGTCCGGGCCGGTACGCTCTACCACGACATCGGCAAGATGGTCCGCCCCCGCTACTTCATCGAAAACCAGATGGGGCTGCCGAACCCCCACCTGCAGCTCGACGATCCCTGGCGCTCGGCGGCGATCATCCGCGATCACGTCACCGACGGCCTGAAGCTGGCCCGCCGCTACGGCCTGCCCCAGGTCATTCAAAACTTTATCCCCGAGCACCAGGGCACCATCCAGATCGCTTACTTCCATCACCAGGCTTGTGAACTGGTCGGCTCCGACAACATTCGCGAAGAAGATTTCCGCTACCCCGGCCCGATTCCCCAGAGCCGGGAGACGGGCCTGGTCATGCTCGCCGACGCCTGCGAGGCGGCCCTGCGCTCATTAAAGGATGTCACCGAGGGTGAAGCGGTCGCGATGGTCCAGCGCATCCTGGCGGCCCGCTGGCGCGAGGGCCAGCTCAAAGATTCTGGCCTCAAAGAAGAAGAACTGCCCCAGATCGCCCGCATCTTTGTCAAAGTCTGGAAAGAACAGAACCACCAGCGCATCCGCTATCCGTCCGCCAGCCCCAAGACCCCCGAGTACCAGGTCGCCCGGCGCTAG